In Pelodiscus sinensis isolate JC-2024 chromosome 2, ASM4963464v1, whole genome shotgun sequence, the following proteins share a genomic window:
- the FOXQ1 gene encoding forkhead box protein Q1 — translation MKLELFAPRYEDKLGGSDQEGSGAASPAPGDSELGSDGDCAANSPAGSGGAAAAAAGAGQAAGGKAKPYTRRPKPPYSYIALIAMAIRDSAGGRLTLAEINDYLMGRFPFFRGAYTGWRNSVRHNLSLNDCFVKVLRDPARPWGKDNYWMLNPSSEYTFADGVFRRRRKRLSRAPPPPSRPAACCCAAAPCSCSAGAAEERPAGAARPGSKFSSSFAIDSILSRPGPRAPAPPPWPALPAPYALGSCPRPPASLYAGGGLLPLYAYGLAEPPPLERRREALVASSAPHPPEPPQLFPAPAEALLSPRLCYPFRLAGPLQAAPGRPASYLPYPPESLLT, via the coding sequence ATGAAGCTGGAGCTCTTCGCCCCGCGCTACGAGGACAAGCTGGGCGGCAGCGACCAGGAGGGCAGCGGGGCCGCGTCCCCCGCGCCAGGCGACAGCGAGCTGGGCTCGGACGGGGACTGCGCCGCCAACAGCCCGGCGGGCtcggggggggcggcggcggcggcggcgggcgcGGGGCAGGCGGCGGGCGGGAAAGCGAAGCCGTACACGCGGCGGCCCAAGCCGCCCTACTCCTACATCGCGCTCATCGCCATGGCCATCCGGGACTCGGCCGGCGGCCGCCTGACACTGGCCGAGATCAACGACTACCTGATGGGCCGCTTCCCCTTCTTCCGCGGCGCCTACACGGGCTGGCGCAACTCGGTGCGCCACAACCTCTCGCTCAACGACTGCTTCGTCAAGGTGCTGCGCGACCCGGCGCGGCCCTGGGGCAAGGACAACTACTGGATGCTCAACCCCAGCAGCGAGTACACCTTCGCCGACGGGGTCTTCCGCCGCCGCCGCAAGCGCCTCAGCCGCGCCCCGCCGCCGCCTTCCCGCCCCGCCGCCTGCTGCTGCGCCGCCGCCCCCTGCAGCTGCAGCGCGGGCGCTGCCGAGGAGCGGCCCGCGGGCGCCGCCAGGCCGGGCTCCAAGTTCTCCAGCTCCTTCGCCATCGACAGCATCCTGAGCCGGCCCGGCCCgcgcgcccccgccccgccgccctggcccgcgctgcccgccccctaCGCGCTGGGCTCCTGCCCGCGCCCGCCGGCCTCCCTCTACGCCGGCGGCGGCCTCCTGCCGCTCTACGCCTACGGGCTGGCCGAGCCCCCGCCGCTGGAGCGCAGGAGGGAGGCGCTGGTGGCCAGCAGCGCCCCCCACCCGCCGGAGCCTCCCCAGCTCTTCCCCGCCCCTGCCGAGGCGCTGCTCAGCCCGCGGCTCTGTTACCCCTTCCGCCTGGCCGGCCCCTTGCAGGcagcccccgggcgcccagcctCCTACCTGCCCTACCCCCCGGAGAGCCTGCTGACTTAA